The window atctcggagcttgcacgtggtcatgtcagtaagtttctactagtgggtagcaataggatgttagtggtctaagtcgctattgtaaaacttcggcTTTCTAGTAGATTTGCTTtctaccttgaggatagctaggttaaatcctccccaggttttttaccggtttggttttcctgggttatcatatcattgtgtttttgttatttttcgctgttatacattgatatgatatatttgtgttaacctagatttgttaatttgactaagtaatcacttggctaattacctaggttaatctgattgtggttttaaggggtctaaaaacatacaaaaaatattctaataaCCCAAATTTGGATCTCCAAAAATAGGAATTTTGCATACATTTTAGTGacagcagagagagagagagagagagagagaaggaaaagacAATCTTAATAAATATAATGACAGATACTGTAGAAACGCTTGTTTGAATGAAtgtgcaatgattttttttttgaaaataactataaaagccaaactattttattagttagcCAAGGTTTGAAACTATTTTGGTATCTAACAACTCAAGTGTAACAAACTCGATTTTGTATTGCTAAATTGAGTACAATAAACTTGATTTCAACATCATGCTGTAGCTGAGGTGGACACTTGGTCCACGTAGGCACCGAACTCGAGTCAAAAGGACTTAATTATGTCATATAGAAATCGAGCCCTATGGACTCAATTTAGTAACGCAGAGATCAACAACCAGAGATCAAAACGCAGAGATCAACAacgaagaagaaagaagcaatGATGCAAAACCCAGCAACCCAAGCGCCGATTCTAACTAAACCCAGGCGGCGAAAGCTACAGGCGATGGAAATCGGATCGGACGTGTGGTTTCTCACCGCTGCTCTAGTGGAGGAGAAGAACACGTTGGAGTGGAGAGCgggtttgatttgttttggatttgatttattCATGGGTTTTTGGGGCTTGGAAGTGGAGAGTGGGACAGCTTTTGgagaaagtaaaaaaaggaaaggaagaacaagaaagTCACTCAATTGCTGAAGCAAAACTAAATTGAGCCCTATGGACTTGATTTCTAGATGATTGAACTCGAGTCCATTTGACTCGAGTTCTATTGAGTTCTATGTCTACGTGGACAAATTTCCACGTCAACTGCAGCATGATGTTAAAATCGAGTTTATTGTACTCGATTTAGCAATCCAAAATCGAGTTTGTTACACTAGAGTTGTTAAATACCAAAATAGTTTCAAACCTTGgctaacgatttttttttttttttaaataactataaaatcCAAACTATATTGTTAGTTAGCCAAGGTTTGAAACTATTTTGGTTTCTAACAATTCGAGTCTAGAGGACTCGATTTTGGGGTTATAAATCGAGTATATTATACTCGATTTTCCTATTGCGCCAGCAGCTGAGTTGGACAAAGTGTCCACGTAGGCCGAAAATCAAGTCTAATGGACTCAGTTTTTGTTCATTGAAATCGTGTACAATATACTCGTTTTTTGTTCATGGAACTCAAGCTCAAAGGAGTCGTTTTTTATCcatggaaatcgagtccaaAGGACTCGTTTTTTGTTCATGGAACTCGAGCCCAGAGGACTCATTTTTTGTTTAACCACCTACCCAAAAATGCCCAACGCTCATTACACTCACCTCACACACCTCACAACACTCAAACCAAACACGCTGACTCTCTCACACTCACTCTTTCCACACACACCTCACAACACTCAAACCCAAACACACTGAAGCACTCTCACCTCGCGCCGTCACTCACACTCAAAACCCACACACACCTCATAGTATACACTCAAACCCAAGCACgcctcactctcactctcactctcacctcgCGCCGTCCACTTCGAGTCTTAAACCGGTCCTCACAACAGATCACTCACACTCAAAACCCACACCGGTTCGGTCTCTCTCACTCTTCAAACCCAATACACTCAAACCTCACCAGTCCGGTCTCTCACTCTTCAAACCCACTCTCACTCTTCAAACCTCGCACCACTCCGATTCCTCTCACTCACTCATTCTTCAAACCTTGCACCAACCACTCAACCTCGTCACTCTTCAAACCCTTACTCTCACTCAAACCTCACACCACTGCTCAACCTCATCACTCTTAACCTCGCACCACTGCTCAACCTCAATCTGAAGGTAGGTACCCCTTCTCAATCTGCTTGCTTTGATTAGatctaaataatttatttatttattaatgctCCAGATGTATTTCTCTTTTCTAGGATACTTTAGATATGTGTTCATTGGAAATGGAAAAAACCCACCCAATGAAAGTCCCCAATGATTGTAGATAGGCATTCATAACAATTTGATTGTGATGAGCCTATAGTGGAGGTGTGAATGTGATGAGGAGTATCAGTATCATGCTGCAATGGAAGTTGTTGGGCATTCATATATCAATATAATTAAAAGTtgtcatcttttttattttattaatacattaTGCTCAGTTTGAATGGTATGCTTGTACTATGGTTCATCATTTGCACACAAAAGAGTTTGTACAAAGTTATGTACAGCCAATAGgctgttatttttaattttttttttttttttttttttttttatgatggtCATACTCTGATTTCAAGGACCACTCCATCTTGATTCAAGTATTTACTCATATGAAAAAGCAGCTTATTTAATGACAATGTTACCACAAACTACTATTACTTATGATGCCCCAACAGCATGTGGGGTGTCAAGAATAttgtaaagaaaatgaaaaaggattTTGAATGCTTCTGCAAGCTTAATAAGCAACGTTCTTGATTTGTTAGAGCATTGCTCTAACTCCTCAGAACACATttgaatgaaaatgaagaaatgTAGAAGGCTTAATTAATCATACTGAGTTTTTGGTAGCACATTGATATTACTCTTGACTCCCTAAACTTCGTGCAGTATGGCTGTCGTTGCTGCTGAGATCCCTGATGAGTTCGGTCCTAGTCCCATGGAGGGTTTGGTGTTAAGGTTTCTAAAAGAACATCGATCGTGCGCTGTTTGGGAAGGCGAGGTAAAATTAAAACCGACCACCTGTTGAATATTCTCTTCAGGCTCTTTTAcattatgttgattttttttttccatttctaaaATTCTAAGTTTGTCAATGGTATTACTAGCTTTGAATGCATAGTCATGCCCATTAGTTGGGTTGAGTTAGATTGGTTGACTATTGCACACCCTTACATAAATGTTACACTTAGATAATTAAAGACATTACCATTGATAAGATTTAGAGAGGTTTGACTATTTCAGTCTTTTAGCATTGAACTAAGATAACCAAATTGAATTGTGAGAGCCAGAGAGAATCAAATTTTGATGTATGTATTCGTTGTAAACATGGTGGGTAATGGGTTGGATTGCTATTATGGCAATGTTTACACTAGCATGCATGGCATAAGTAGCAAGATAAACGGCTAAAAACAAATGTATCAAGTGCTGCAGATTCCTTTTATTTGCCCctgttgttgctttttttttttttttttttttttttgggatgatatTTTAATTTCCCCCTCCTAACgcgttatttttttttttttttttgggatcaatAGCTACAATCACATATACAAAGGTTAGGGCATGTTGCATCTCATCACCATGGTTCTATCATGTGCAGGATCCGGGGACACTGAAATGCCGTGGTCGTAATGAGGAGTTCCGAAAACAACGCCCGATGGTGGATGATCGTGTCCTCGACATTGTCAAGAGAGTTGGATTAGAGGGGCTGTATAGGACCCCATCTAGAGAGATTGATAATAACTTGATGATGGCCTTTGTTGGGCGATGGAGGCCTGAAACCCACACCTTCCACCTGCCACATGGTGAGACAACGATCACATTACAAGATGTGGAGGTTCTTTTGGGGATTCCAATCGATGGTGAGGCAATTGTTGGAACAACTGACTTGGTGTGGGCTGCTGAATGTCGGGAGATGCTTGGAATTGTTATTAACAGTGTGGTGCTTCAAGGACAACGAATCCAGATTAACCGGTTACTTCAAAAAGTAGACCAAGGGTTGCCCGATGGTGCAGCAGAGGATGTTGTGCATCAGTATGCATGGTGTTATATTCTAGCACTCCTGGGGGACACAATTTTCGCCAACAATTTTGGCGATAGGGTGCATATGATGTGGTTGCAGATGTTGAGGGACCTTCGCAATCCACCTCGGTACAGTTGGGGGAGTGCTTGTCTTGCATGGTTGAACAGAGAGTTATGCAAGGCAACCGACAGAGGTGCTAGTCAGATTGGTGGGGCCTTGATACTAGTTCAGTATTGGGCATGGTTCAAATTCCCTTTTTTGTGCCCAAGGATGGACCTCCCACCAGATGGTGCATATGGCCCACCATTACCACCTTGCCCATTTTCCATTAAGTAAGTCTCTTCCTTGACCGATTCTCTCTATTGGAAATAGATCcataattttaaatgacatgacaCATTGTTagacatagaaaataaaattttaactttgatattcctcaaattttgaaaattaataggatttttatttatttttatatattgttttacaACCACTGAGGTCATACGATGTATAATACAAGTATTATTAATTTCTAACTCTACCACTAATCATATGTTTagataattatttattggtATAAACTTAGTAGTATGTAATGCTAAATTTACGATTACccatcatttattgttgttgatttCTTCAAATTCTCAATTCCAAGTATTAACTATTCCAGTGCTATCTAATTTGAGATAATGAAGCTTGtatcttattaatttttcttttcagctATATACAATACAACGTTTCATGAATGGGAAATTCTCAATTAGAATATTGTAGGAAGAATGGGCCATATATATGATACAAAGCTTGTATCTCtctctcagtttttttttttttgctaattagattctttctttcaatttcttcttcttttttatttctttcataaCTCATCCTTTGCTAGAATAATTTTGCTGAGTTTTGTGGATAAATAgcataggaaaaaaattaattgaattccACAACTATTGATAaggaaaagaattaaaataaagttttttttttcactcttgcTAGTCTTTAAGAAGTAATCATTGCTGATGGATTTTTTTCGGCTTGCATTAGCATacaattcctttttcttttttattagattgcATAATTGGTAGATATTgactccttctttcttaatTGTAGGGCCACGTGGGTTGTGACCACGAAGAATAGCCTCGCCGAAATCTGTTTGGTCCGGTACTGGTAGCTTCTAGATTCTATGCATCCCAATTAGGTACCCAAATTGTGTTTCTTCTATTGTTTATGACTATTGTATACTGTTATAACTGTAAAATAGCTCTTAATCGAAAATAATGAAACATTGCATAACGTGCTGCCCTTTTATTTGGCTATTTTAGGTGGTGTGGCAACCATATGAAGCTGAATTAGGCCACTTGCCTGCGTTCTGTGTCGCAGGAAGGGATGTGTGGACAGTGAGGGTGCCGCTTGTATGTTTCTGGCTAGTAGAGATACATACACCGGACCGTGTTGTTCGTTAGTTTGGGATGATATAAGAAATGCCCCCAAATGTTGATACTGGCGACGCCCTTCACAAAATAGACCTAAGGGGGAAGATCGGAGTGAATTGGAGGGACAAACACAGAAGCCATATCCAAGTATTGAATACTTGAGCATGATTACTATGTCTTGGAGCACGATTAGAGAGGGATATGTCGCCTACTCATCCATACTTCCATTGGTACAATAGGGTGACTTGGAGGTTCGTCGACCACACATCTGCTGCACTTCTTATTATGGTAATTGCTTCAacctttcttttcaaattttgttgcttcttttcaatttttgttgcgTATCACCATTTTTGTGTTAGATGTACTAATTGTATTTACATCTACAATGCAGGTTACCAGTCACAAGCAGCTGTTGACGCGTTATACAGTAGGCAGTCCTGAGTACAAGCATATTACAACTGTACTTAAGACAGTGGATCGCCTTCACCATATAATTGCCCAACTTCCCTTGGAAGATACCAATGGGGAAAATCCAAAAGCGCCAGAAGATACTGGACAACCAAGCACGAGCTTAACTCCTGCCAGCCATAGCCATGGTCAGCGTGCTGCACCCCATTAGGTTGTCAGTAGGCCGGATCCCTCTCCACCCCCACATGCATCTCCTACCCCAGAGTTCCCTCCACCCCCACATGCATCTCCTTCCCCAAAGATCCCTCCACGTACTGCTCATGCAGTTCCTGACCTAGAGATCCCTCTACCCACTGCTCATGCATCTTCTCACCCCGAGATCCCTTCACCCACCCCACGTACATTTTCTGACCCCGCCCATCTTTCACTTACTCTGCCCTCCTTTGATCTCGGCTTTGATTTCAATGAGACCCCTCGTGTCATGCACACTCAATGCCCCTCGTACAACATTGGTCATATAGACCATGTACCACCCCATAGTAAGTCCATGTCATTCATGCCCACTCCTGGACTGCATACAAATCCCATGACTATGGGCTGTACTCACATTTCATTTGCTACACCATCCTCCCCAGTAGTTGTAGGATCTTCAGTTGTTGGGAGTCAAGCAAAACAGCCAAATGTGCATGTCGAGAATGAGCAGTTAGTTGGATTACACTCACCCCCACAAGGTCGACCTAAACGCACAACAAAAGCACCTTCTTGTGGGACAGGTGGTCACAAAGTAGGACACAAGGCTGGCCCCACGGTATGACAAGTCATTTAATGTAATTAATAATTTCCCGACTGCTGTTATGGTTAGTATTAGAATTCATTTAATCTATTGTTTGGTTGTAACTTCATCTTTGCAGCAACGTGAGGAGCCTGACCAAGGAGATGCGGTACCCCTTCCCCCACATACCAGACACTATACGAGACAGCATAAGCGTAAAATGTATTAGGGTTAGCACCCCATCTAAATTTGTATGTGAATTTTGTCAGAAAACCCCACTTGCTCCCTTTCTTACTTCTTTACATTTGTTACTTTCAGATTCCAAACTATACTGCCATGTTATATAACTTCAATTCCTACTTTAGAATTCGAAAACCTCATAAGTTTACTGCTTTCTTACATTCTCATACATGTGTTTGTGGCAATAGTGTTTAGTTTAATGGGCAAGAGGTTAGCTATATTATTTCCTTGAAAACCCATTAGctttgtaaagttgaatttaattaaccattttattggctttattccgtgccaaatttgcttgtatttcagcatttagttacCCTgcatttaggtgggtttgttgtaagggtagtgaaggagatagagtgttgattgctcaagagtgtgcaagaaaacagagacttgcggcttgttctcgcgggtggctcgcggcttcaagccgccagacgcagcacacgtgccaaacatgccagaaggtgaacagtcatgctagctggagcactacaggacaaaacaggacaactggccatacggttatctcgcgactggatctcgcgactcagtcaagtcgcgaggtcaagcggcgatccacccctgttttgtaattcctgacgtttcacattcctctcttactccagtataaataccccttttacccacaaacgAAAGAGTGCTTcctgagagaattttgagagagaaaccctagagtaaaacaagattgattcatctacaatctttacataagtgtctcttcaaattcctcaactctcttcctctccattgccaaacccttgagaggccttttaccaaaaccttgttctcaccatatccattactgtgagagggctgtttgatgttctgggaagcagttaggaaggaaccaatcttcattggttgatactatggtctagtagcggaatccgggaagctagaaaagaaaaaggttcggcgcaacctcgttggagcaagaagcttggagggcttaggtgcactgggtagattaggcttggagggtctattgctgtccatgtatcccaactacattttctagtggattgcttaccacttggagggcggcggagaggttttacaccgagggcttcggtttcctcttcgataacacatcgcgtgttgtctttgtgtttgcatcttccttcccttttatctttgccttttattatctgctgtgggttgtgattttaatttggtttagatagtttttccaattccatattatagcttatgttaattttccgcacactagttgtttgacataatgcttgaattggttaagttgtaatttgggggtctaaacgttcaagggtgtttttacacatatttgaactttcatttggtatcaaagcaggtacacttttattggtttcaataccattgtgtgatccttgactccctattgagatggatcggtctcaatccctaaatgcatctccatattttgatggtagtaattatgctttttggaaggt of the Quercus robur chromosome 10, dhQueRobu3.1, whole genome shotgun sequence genome contains:
- the LOC126702786 gene encoding protein MAIN-LIKE 2-like, whose translation is MAVVAAEIPDEFGPSPMEGLVLRFLKEHRSCAVWEGEDPGTLKCRGRNEEFRKQRPMVDDRVLDIVKRVGLEGLYRTPSREIDNNLMMAFVGRWRPETHTFHLPHGETTITLQDVEVLLGIPIDGEAIVGTTDLVWAAECREMLGIVINSVVLQGQRIQINRLLQKVDQGLPDGAAEDVVHQYAWCYILALLGDTIFANNFGDRVHMMWLQMLRDLRNPPRYSWGSACLAWLNRELCKATDRGASQIGGALILVQYWAWFKFPFLCPRMDLPPDGAYGPPLPPCPFSIK